A genome region from Polyodon spathula isolate WHYD16114869_AA chromosome 19, ASM1765450v1, whole genome shotgun sequence includes the following:
- the LOC121294651 gene encoding cytoskeleton-associated protein 5-like isoform X2, whose amino-acid sequence MADDSEWMKLPIDQKCEHKLWKARLHGYEEALKLFQRIDDEKSPEWSKYLGFIKKFVTDSNAVAQLKGLEAVLAYVENAHVAGRTTGEVVSGVVCKVFNQPKARAKELGLEICMMYIEIEKAEAVQEELLKGLDNKNPKIIVMCIETIRKALSEFGSKIVTLKPVVKVLPKLFESREKAVRDEAKLLAVEMYRWIRDALRPPLQNINSVQFKELEEEWVKLPPSAPKQTRFLRSQQDLKTKFEQAASSDGVDGDEDEEAPPEVDAYELLEAVEILSKLPKDFYEKIESKKWQERKEALEALEILVKNPKIESGDFGDVVRTLKKVIGKDTNVMLVAVAAKCVVGLATGLRKKFGTYACLVVPTILEKFKEKKPNVVQALQEAIDAVFLTTTLQNISEDVLAVMDNKNPSIKQQSSLFLSRSFRHCTPSTLPKSLLKPFCAALLKQINDSAPEVRDAAFEALGTALKVVGEKAVNPFLADVDKLKLDRIKECAEKIELAGGKKVAGGAEKKDVKSATKTAPVAEAPPAKPAAPQKKAPVAKAGGPPKKGKVAGGAGAKGKKAAVETKDVVETELSDEVCEEKASAVLPSSCMQLLDSGNWKERLASMEEFQKAVEQMEKSEMPCQALVRMLAKKPGWKETNFQVMQMKLHIVGLIAVKGNFSKTSALVVLECLVDKIGDVKCGIKSKEALTAIGEACSLPWTAEHVVSMAFAQKNPKNQAETLNWLANAMKEFGFSGINVKAFINNVKTALGATNPAVRTSAIALLGVMFLYMGAPLRMFFEDEKPALLTQIDAEFEKMQGQTPPAPFRGSIKKEGQDENEEAEEPDDEGGNDVMDLLPRSDIGEKITSDMVSKMSDKNWKIRKEGLDEVAAVINEAKFIQPNIGELPIALKARLGDSNKILLQQTLTILQQIATAMGPNIKQHVKNLGIPIITVLGDSKSNVRAAALTTLNAWVEQTGMKEWLEGEDLSEELKKENPFLRQEVLGWLAEKLPTLRTVPPDLMLCVPNLYSCLEDRNGDVRKKAQEALPTFMMHLGYEKMFKATNKLKTASKDQVVSLLEKARTNMPAKPAAPVKAADSKPAGGVKSAPASAKPQPPPAYDESEVSVPDSKQDPKKAKSAGAAAKGKTTSQSSDANDSMGKANTSLSKPNSQSKGKSSKQGVIGKKAPIKSNAKEEEDKSGPIFTHVPNGKEQRIKDEKGLKVLKWNFTTPRDEYIEQLKTQMSSCSAKWLQDELFHLDFQHHIKALTAMIEHLEDEKDATINCLDLVLKWFTLRFFDTNTSVLMKALEYLKMLFTMLSRENYHLNEYEASSFIPYLVLKVGESKDVVRKDVRALLNMMCKVYPASKVFTFLMDGTKSKNSKQRAECLEELGCLIESYGMNVCQPTAAKALKEIAVHIGDRDNSVRNAALNTVVVVYNVCGDQVFKLIGNLSEKEMSMLEERIKRSAKKPAAAPVKQVEEKPQRSQGGHPNASLMRRPPLDEVPSKLNQSRSQNAHPEQSFPSIPREFQLDLDIIENDHTRVSEMPDLVQHKLDELLEPVLIPEPKIRAVSPHFDDMHNSIASTINFVVSQVASGDINTSIQALAQIDEVLRQEDKAEAMSGHIDQFLIATFMQLRLIYSTHMADERLDKDDIVRLYSCIIGNMISLFQMELLAREASMGVLKDLMHGLITLMLDSRVEDLEDGQQLIRSVNLLVVRVLEKSDQTNILSALLVLLQDSLLASASSPKFSELVMKCLWRMVRLLPESVNNINLDRILLDIHNFMKIFPKDKLKQLKSDIPLRTLKTLLHTLCRLTGPKILDHMTMIENKNESELETHLRRVVKHSLDQTSSKSDRETEKGANGMDELAAKSKVSDILAEIFKKIGSKENTKEGLTELYEYKQKYSDADIDPFLKNTSQFFQSYVERGLRMIELEREGKGRVQSSSSGISPQSADTFVPSSTITAPTIPTNGEEVKPAVYLERLKILRQRHGLENNSKQHDERPPLTSLLSKPSAPTVASSTDMLHSKLSQLKESREHYHQELESNQSHMQSSMGTTSSVTNLDDLKKRLERIKSNRK is encoded by the exons ATGGCGGATGACAGTGAATGGATGAAGTTGCCCATTGATCAGAAATGTGAACACAAG ctGTGGAAAGCAAGATTGCATGGCTATGAGGAAGCTCTGAAGTTATTTCAGAGGATTGATGATGAAAAAAGTCCAGAATGGTCAAAGTACCTTGGATTCATAAAAAAATTTGTGACGGACTCCAATGCTGTCGCTCAGTTGAAAGGTCTGGAAGCAGTACTTGCTTATGTTGAAAATGCGCATGTGGCTGGAAG aACTACCGGAGAGGTGGTCTCTGGTGTTGTATGTAAAGTTTTTAATCAGCCCAAAGCCAGGGCAAAGGAACTGGGATTAGAAATCTGCATGATGTATATAGAGATAGAAAAGGCAGAGGCAGTTCAGGAAGAACTATTAAAAGGACTGGATAACAAAAATCCCAAAATTATTGTAATGTGCATCGAAACAATAAGGAAAGCACTAAG TGAATTTGGTTCGAAAATTGTTACATTGAAGCCAGTTGTCAAAGTGTTGCCAAAATTGTTTGAATCTCGAGAGAAAGCTGTTCGAGATGAGGCCAAATTGTTAGCGGTGGAGATGTACAGGTGGATTCGAGATGCTCTGCGACCTCCACTCCAGAACATTAACTCTGTACAG TTTAAAGAGCTGGAAGAAGAATGGGTGAAGTTGCCACCTTCAGCCCCAAAACAGACACGATTCCTCCGTTCACAACAAGATCTAAAAACCAAGTTTGAACAGGCAGCAAGTTCAGATGGAGTTGATG GGGATGAAGATGAAGAAGCTCCCCCAGAAGTGGATGCTTATGAGCTCCTAGAAGCTGTTGAGATTCTTTCAAAATTGCCTAAAGATTTCTATGAAAAAATT GAATCAAAGAAATGGCAGGAAAGAAAAGAGGCTCTGGAAGCTTTAGAAATCTTagtaaaaaatcctaaaatagaAAGTGGAGACTTTGGGGATGTGGTCAGAACACTTAAAAAG GTTATTGGAAAGGATACAAATGTTATGCTTGTTGCAGTAGCAGCAAAGTGCGTTGTTGGATTGGCTACTGGGCTGAGGAAGAAATTTGGGACATATGCATGCCTT gtGGTGCCAACTATTTTGGAAAAATTCAAAGAGAAGAAACCTAATGTGGTCCAGGCTTTGCAGGAGGCAATTGATGCTGTCTTCCTTACT actacATTGCAGAATATTTCAGAAGATGTACTGGCTGTGATGGACAACAAAAATCCTTCAATCAAACAGCAGTCATCTTTATTTCTGTCAAGAAGCTTTCGCCACTGCACTCCCTCCACACTGCCAAAAAGTCTCTTGAAACCATTTTGTGCTGCACTGCTGAAG CAAATTAATGATTCAGCCCCTGAGGTCCGAGATGCTGCTTTTGAAGCACTTGGTACTGCATTGAAAGTGGTTGGAGAAAAGGCTGTGAATCCATTCCTGGCTGATGTTGACAAGCTCAAACTTGACAGG ATTAAAGAATGTGCTGAGAAGATTGAGTTAGCTGGTGGAAAGAAAGTGGCTGGTGGAGCAGAAAAGAAAGATGTGAAATCTGCCACAAAGACTGCGCCAGTAGCTGAGGCTCCACCTGCAAAACCTGCAGCCCCTCAAAAAAAAGCTCCGGTGGCCAAG GCTGGTGGGCCACCCAAGAAGGGGAAAGTAGCAGGAGGAGCTGGAGCTAAAGGGAAGAAAGCAGCTGTTGAGACTAAAGATGTGGTGGAGACTGAACTTTCT GATGAGGTATGTGAAGAGAAAGCTTCAGCTGTGCTTCCTTCTTCCTGTATGCAGCTTTTGGACAGTGGTAACTGGAAGGAAAGGCTGGCTAGTATGGAGGAGTTCCAAAAG GCAGTAGAGCAGATGGAGAAAAGTGAGATGCCCTGCCAGGCCCTGGTTCGGATGCTGGCAAAGAAACCAGGCTGGAAAGAGACTAACTTTCAG GTGATGCAGATGAAGCTTCATATTGTTGGACTGATTGCTGTAAAAGGAAACTTCTCAAAAACCTCTGCTCTCGTTGTTCTGGAGTGTTTGGTCGATAAAATAGGGGATGTGAAGTGTGGAATTAAATCCAAAGAGGCCCTTACTGCGATAGGAGAGGCGTGCTCGTTGCCATGGACTGCTGAACAC GTTGTGTCGATGGCTTTTGCACAGAAGAatccaaaaaatcaagcagagaCATTAAACTGGTTGGCAAATGCAATGAAAGAATTTGGTTTTTCAGG GATAAATGTAAAggcttttattaataatgtcaAGACTGCCCTGGGTGCAACTAATCCT GCTGTGCGAACTTCTGCTATTGCTTTGTTGGGTGTAATGTTCCTGTACATGGGAGCCCCCCTACGTATGTTCTTTGAGGATGAAAAACCAGCCTTGCTAACTCAAATTGATGCAGAATTTGAAAAG ATGCAAGGTCAGACACCCCCAGCTCCCTTTCGGGGTTCCATCAAGAAGGAAGGACAGGATGAAAATGAGGAGGCAGAGGAACCAGATGATGAAGGTGGAAATGATGTCATGGATCTCTTGCCAAGATCTGATATTGG CGAAAAAATTACATCTGATATGGTGTCCAAGATGAGTGATAAGAACTGGAAGATCAGAAAGGAGGGACTGGATGAAGTAGCGGCTGTGATTAATGAGGCCAAATTTATTCAGCCAAATATCGGAGAGCTTCCAATAGCACTGAAAGCGCGCCTTGGGGACTCCAATAAGATTCTG CTACAACAAACACTGACGATACTGCAACAGATAGCTACAGCCATGGGCCCCAATATCAAACAACATGTTAAGAATCTTGGGATTCCTATTATTACAGTGCTGGGGGACAGCAAG aGTAATGTTCGAGCTGCAGCCCTCACAACACTCAATGCCTGGGTTGAACAAACAGGGATGAAGGAGTGGTTGGAAGGAGAGGATCTGTCTGAGGAACTGAAGAAGGAAAATCCCTTCTTGAGGCAGGAG GTTTTAGGTTGGCTGGCAGAAAAGCTGCCCACACTACGCACTGTGCCCCCAGATCTCATGCTATGTGTGCCCAACCTGTACTCCTGTCTAGAAGACAGGAATGGGGATGTACGAAAGAAAGCTCAGGAAGCTCTTCCAACATTTATGATGCACCTTGGATATGAAAAAATGTTTAAGGCTACAAATAAACTAAAG ACTGCATCAAAGGACCAGGTGGTGTCTTTGCTAGAAAAAGCCAGGACCAACATGCCAGCTAAGCCTGCTGCACCCGTTAAGGCTGCTGACTCTAAACCAGCAGGGGGTGTAAAGTCTGCACCAG CTTCTGCCAAGCCTCAGCCTCCTCCAGCATATGATGAATCTGAAGTGAGTGTTCCTGATTCTAAACAGGATCCCAAGAAAGCCAAATCAGCTGGAGCTGCTGCCAAAGGAAAG ACAACTTCACAGTCTTCAGATGCTAATGACAGTATGGGAAAGGCTAATACCAGCCTCTCTAAACCCAACAGCCAGTCAAAAGGAAAGTCAAGTAAACAG GGCGTCATTGGTAAGAAAGCACCAATCAAATCAAATGCCAAGGAAGAGGAGGACAAATCTGGTCCCATTTTCACCCATGTTCCCAATGGAAAAGAACAGAGAATAAAGGATGAAAAAGGATTGAAG gtcCTTAAGTGGAACTTTACTACTCCTCGAGATGAGTACATTGAGCAGTTGAAAACTCAGATGTCAAGCTGTTCAGCAAAGTGGCTACAGGATGAGCTTTTCCATTTGGATTTCCAGCATCACATCAAAGCTTTAACAGCTATGATTGAG cacTTGGAAGATGAAAAAGATGCCACTATAAACTGCCTGGACCTGGTTCTGAAGTGGTTTACTCTGCGGTTCTTTGACACCAACACCAGTGTCCTTATGAAGGCCTTGGAATACCTGAAGATGCTCTTTACAATGTTGAGCAGAGAGAACTATCACCTTAATGAATATGAGGCTTCTTCCTTCATCCCATACCTTGTACTCAag GTTGGAGAATCAAAAGATGTTGTACGTAAAGATGTGCGTGCACTTCTTAATATGATGTGTAAAGTCTATCCTGCAAGCAAGGTTTTCACCTTCCTAATGGATGGGACAAAATCAAAGAACTCAAAACAGCGAGCTG aatgtctGGAGGAACTGGGCTGTTTAATTGAATCTTATGGGATGAATGTTTGCCAGCCTACAGCAGCAAAAGCACTTAAAGAAATTGCAGTTCATATTGGAGATCGGGACAACTCTGTTCGTAATGCCGCCCTCAACACTGTAGTTGTTGTATATAACGTCTGTGGAGACCAGGTTTTCAAACTAATAGGAAAT CTTTCAGAAAAGGAGATGAGTATGTTGGAAGAAAGAATTAAACGTTCTGCCAAGAAACCAGCAGCTGCACCTGTTAAACAAGTAGAGGAAAAACCACAGAGATCACAAGGAGGACATCCCAATGCCAGTTTAATGCGGAGGCCACCCTTGGATGAAGTACCTTCAAAATTAAA CCAATCCAGATCTCAGAATGCACACCCGGAGCAATCTTTTCCTTCAATTCCAAGAGAGTTCCAGTTAGACCTTGATATCATTGAAAATGACCATACTAGAGTCAGTGAGATGCCAGATTTGGTACAGCATAAACTTGATGAACTCTTGGAGCCCGTCTTAATACCAGAGCCCAA gatccGTGCGGTCTCTCCCCATTTTGATGATATGCACAACAGTATAGCCTCCACCATAAATTTTGTTGTCTCACAGGTAGCTAGTGGGGACATTAACACCAGTATCCAGGCCTTGGCACAG ATCGATGAGGTTTTGCGACAGGAGGATAAAGCGGAAGCTATGTCTGGGCACATTGATCAGTTCCTGATTGCAACATTTATGCAGCTTCGCCTTATCTACAGCACGCACATGGCTGATGAAAGACTGGACAAAGATGACATTGTCAGACTTTACAGCTGTATTATTGGGAATATGATTTCA cttttccaGATGGAATTGCTGGCCCGGGAGGCATCGATGGGAGTGCTGAAAGACTTGATGCACGGATTGATTACTCTAATGTTAGATTCTCGAGTGGAGGACTTGGAAGATGGGCAGCAGCTCATCAGATCTGTCAATTTGCTTGTTGTTAGAGTTTTAGAAAAGTCAGATCAGACCAACATATTAAG tgcccTCCTTGTGCTACTACAAGACAGCCTCCTTGCCTCTGCAAGCTCTCCAAAGTTTTCAGAACTGGTCATGAAg tgtctgTGGCGTATGGTTCGACTCCTTCCAGAGTCTGTTAATAACATCAATCTAGACCGAATCCTTCTGGACATCCACAACTTTATGAAAATATTTCCAAAGGATAAGTTAAAACAACTAAAAAGTGATATTCCACTGAGGACCCTTAAAACACTGCTGCACACTCTCTGCAGATTGACAGGACCAAAG ATCTTGGATCACATGACCATGATAGAAAACAAGAATGAATCAGAGCTGGAAACTCATCTTAGACGAGTTGTGAAACACTCCTTGGATCAGACCAGCTCAAAGTCTGACAGAGAAACAGAAAAAGGAGCCAATGGAATG GATGAACTGGCTGCTAAATCAAAAGTGAGTGACATCCTGGCTGAAATCTTTAAGAAGATCGGTTCCAAGGAAAACACTAAAGAG ggTTTAACAGAGCTTTATGAATATAAGCAGAAATATTCGGATGCAGATATCGATCCCTTCTTGAAAAACACCTCCCAGTTCTTCCAGAGCTATGTAGAACGAGGTCTCCGGATGATAGAGTTGGAAAGAGAGGGCAAAGGAAGAGTTCAGTCCTCAAGTTCAG GAATTAGCCCACAAAGCGCCGATACATTTGTGCCTAGCTCAACAATTACTGCACCAACAATTCCTACCAACGGAGAAGAAGTTAAACCTGCCGTGTATCTGGAGAGGTTAAAGATTCTCCGGCAGCGGCATGGCCTAGAAAACAATTCAAAG CAGCACGATGAGAGGCCACCTCTTACGTCTTTGCTTTCAAAGCCGTCGGCCCCCACAGTCGCTTCCTCAACAGACATGCTGCACAGTAAACTCTCACAACTAAAGGAGTCCCGAGAACATTACCATCAGGAACTTGAATCTAACCAATCGCACATGCAGAGCAGCATGGGTACCACATCCTCTGTCACCAACCTTGATGACTTGAAAAAGAGGCTAGAAAGAATAAAGAGCAACCGCAAATAA